The proteins below come from a single Xenopus tropicalis strain Nigerian chromosome 9, UCB_Xtro_10.0, whole genome shotgun sequence genomic window:
- the LOC116407728 gene encoding interferon-induced very large GTPase 1-like isoform X4, translating into MIRRKNSMSIKPDTNERNIQKPKDRTYQEKKSPSRSKSPEIMKRKTGNGTHHLNQSHSEDRSQQPEDIPRYPQSDLKGRRLSQRSSLPRPSIPEKPTNIKSETCPPKSPQQLKTVAVNDLRKNSVRESSQNFPCDKKVRAMKERNLPPRPALPSRVSEVKRETCPPEPSQPLNTVNAKQQEEKYGPDHCHKPQEHHQEQGATSHLHMADIKFMASDCKRHCPGAAGSQLRNPKRRPLPIFSQHQPYKHSDEPDLDLYTDPSCDQEPISQEEASSSTTPSGRREAFADILSQLKMQKSKLSPKDVLSIGKESVMNVELKTVEDIPQYFLQKVMALDVGARNTTLNQPSPGRGDQWDLTFNEYESMDLQNSIHPLDVLCAVFHCSDNVLQQELISKMSLCQFAVPLILPTGDGTECTFLLWAMRGIVKRWRPHSLAETRGFIEDNLVNVCMPTFSFVRLGECNLSKSKILNQLLCQPQTYYDIFVNHDMDCGNQEKRIADGLVEISWFFPGNLNKSEMFEEPVAVTNLRGDLKSNWRQFAFLANVSLAVFILTKYLSEKDYELVLSCKDAKTHYYFIIDISAGKQPDKETIEIVKKMSKEPNVHFLKASIRNVTELVKQIRQVVVKCLGSPVSIQDLADTAPKHGIQVDENSLECQKAKTQAISITSEIKNVAEFKGKAMPLQGNLWKELAKIEKEQCRMKYQGSTNINTYKRELSRKCFELHRTQYQCEVPRSIKNYMNSLMTLSPVEREYFIRWMKFYLEVITRKSLSGLQAEYKEKYNELSKNPNKLNELYHKMSDSSLGVDHFLRELGQFYEAECCMVDGNQIQSNERQFSKLPGVAADLLLDGFPLELIDGDASNIPLKWITAVLKELNKKTEGRCRMRVITVLGVQSTGKSTLLNTMFGLQFPVASGRCTRGAFMTLIKVKENFQKELGCDFILVIDTEGLKAPEMASLEDSYEHDNELATLVIGLSDITIVNMAMENITEMKDILQIVVHAFLRMKEVGRKRNCFLVHQNVNDVSAYLNNRINRNKLLNELNEMTCIAAKMEKINLSLDFTDIITYNPDKHSWYIPGLWHGVPPMAPINSGYSENIFKLKKSLVELMKASECPAPQNIDSFIEWIQSLWKAVKFETFIFNFRNILVAEAYEQLSTKYSELEWNFRKRVYSWVTEQENVIKNQPQSKLESIMTEILNNETSKLLDRQEAHMTEQLKYFFDTGSNRMYLAERYRADFLSYVKCLRKNLEVIISNKCWEAVRIHSGKQEVQKLQECCQKFLEDKVDIHMRNQNLKLRHMSDSELKEEFESMWEQILSELQVGRLRKHRIDVEILEQLTKEMRNKDGAVQEKLQSIKSLKDYEQNPFEMNKSYVTIPWYSPKGFIEIINHGCYKKLSQIAKSLESDCQMYVKDIINTGEDYNEIYCQELLTMINYKMSNEEVRKLYPNVLFEVDLKLHILGRAATQFQKMHDDFGLNNDPKLLINRLKPQYFSIFQDKLRQKDESKVRARAFCQQCLKPSICGYVFNHLGKEIIDDVLNNSLNIRFNSQSHFHYSILKELLEINRFDHYAEYIAHYESYVKMWILKFIEQKYKNSKRFDQLVTQILLSVVNKIQTALGDKNVQRSQSITEFFEIFRGILSKHLVISKNAVKVIIFQNTADIRQFSHNIDVFLVETQEQIRAEIKSLSFEVLLSHLLMKPHIELFKRIIGCGKKCPFCNVPCEAGGDAHQEHFASAHWPKGLAEYTFSDKNVLSKTTCSTAIISNGSFRNPDTKGKWHPYRDYRTVYPQWIIHPERSTKSSLYWKFIFAQYNKDFAKLYQANPADIPEEWLTITGEQALSSLKEIYNIK; encoded by the exons ATGATCAGAAGGAAAAATAGTATGAGCATCAAACCAGACACCAATGAGAGAAATATCCAGAAACCAAAGGACAGAACATATCAAGAAAAAAAGTCTCCATCTCGTTCAAAAAGCCCAGAAATCATGAAACGGAAGACTGGAAATGGAACCCACCATCTCAAT CAATCCCATTCAGAAGACAGATCTCAGCAGCCTGAGGATATTCCCCGAT ACCCCCAGTCCGACCTGAAAGGAAGGCGTCTCAGTCAAAGGTCAAGTCTTCCACGGCCATCAATACCAGAAAAGCCAACCAACATTAAGAGTGAAACTTGTCCACCTAAATCACCA CAGCAATTAAAGACAGTGGCGGTTAACGATCTAAGGAAAAATAGTGTCCGAGAAAGTTCTCAGA ACTTTCCGTGTGATAAGAAAGTCAGGGCAATGAAAGAAAGGAATCTCCCTCCAAGGCCTGCGCTACCAAGCCGGGTCTCCGAAGTCAAGAGAGAGACTTGTCCACCTGAACCATCA CAACCTTTGAACACGGTAAATGCCAAGCAGCAAGAGGAAAAGTATGGCCCCGATCATTGTCACA AACCCCAAGAGCACCACCAAGAGCAAGGAGCTACTAGCCACCTACATATGGCAGATATAAAGTTCATGGCTTCAGACTGCAAACGCCATTGCCCAGGGGCAGCAG GTTCCCAACTAAGAAATCCTAAAAGGCGGCCTCTTCCCATTTTTTCTCAACATCAGCCATACAAACACTCTGATGAACCTGACCTGGATCTTTATACAGACCCTTCATGT GATCAGGAACCCATTTCCCAAGAGGAAGCATCTTCCAGTACTACACCAT CAGGTAGAAGAGAAGCATTTGCAGATATTTTATCACAACTGAAGATGCAGAAGTCTAAACTGTCACCTAAGGATGTTCTAAGCATTGGAAAGGAATCTGTAATGAATGTTGAGCTTAAGACTGTTGAAGACATCCCCCAGTATTTTTTGCAGAAAGTCATGGCTCTTGATGTTGGAGCAAGAAACACAACATTAAACCAACCATCACCTGGTCGGGGAGATCAATGGGATCTGACGTTCAATGAATATgaaagcatggatttgcagaattCCATCCATCCACTTGATGTTCTTTGTGCTGTTTTTCATTGTTCAGATAACGTTCTGCAGCAGGAACTCATATCTAAAATGTCTTTGTGCCAATTTGCCGTCCCTCTGATCCTTCCAACTGGTGATGGCACCGAATGTACCTTCTTGCTGTGGGCAATGAGAGGCATTGTAAAAAGGTGGAGGCCTCATTCATTAGCTGAAACAAGAGGCTTCATTGAAGACAATCTAGTCAATGTATGTATGCCAACGTTTTCTTTTGTCAGACTGGGGGAGTGCAACTTATCCAAGTCCAAAATCCTAAACCAACTGCTTTGCCAACCTCAGACCTATTATGATATTTTTGTGAACCATGATATGGACTGTGGCAATCAAGAAAAAAGAATTGCAGATGGACTAGTGGAAATTTCTTGGTTCTTTCCTGGAAATCTTAATAAATCTGAGATGTTCGAAGAACCCGTGGCAGTCACCAATTTGCGAGGGGACTTGAAGTCCAActggagacaatttgcatttttagCAAATGTTTCATTAGCTGTGTTTATATTGACAAAGTATCTATCTGAGAAGGATTATGAATTAGTTTTGTCATGCAAAGATGCCAAAACacattactattttattattgacATAAGCGCCGGCAAGCAGCCAGATAAAGAAACAATAGAGATAGTGAAGAAGATGTCTAAGGAACCTAATGTTCACTTTTTGAAGGCCAGTATTAGAAATGTAACAGAACTAGTCAAGCAAATACGGCAGGTAGTCGTTAAATGTTTGGGGAGCCCTGTAAGCATTCAAGATCTGGCTGATACAGCCCCTAAACATGGCATCCAAGTAGATGAGAATTCTCTGGAATGTCAAAAAGCCAAAACTCAAGCAATTTCTATCACAAGTGAGATAAAAAATGTAGCGGAATTTAAGGGAAAAGCAATGCCTCTCCAGGGAAATCTATGGAAAGAATTAGCCAAAATAGAAAAAGAACAATGTAGGATGAAGTACCAAGGAAGCACTAACATTAATACGTATAAGAGGGAACTGTCAAGGAAATGTTTTGAGCTACACAGGACACAATACCAGTGTGAGGTTCCTCGTAGCATAAAGAACTACATGAATAGTTTAATGACATTGTCCCCAGTGGAAAGGGAATATTTTATCAGGTGGATGAAGTTTTATTTGGAGGTAATAACAAGAAAAAGTCTGTCAGGCTTACAGGCTGAATACAAAGAAAAATACAACGAATTGTCAAAAAATCCAAACAAGTTGAATGAACTATACCATAAAATGTCTGACAGCTCATTAGGGGTTGATCACTTTCTCCGTGAGCTGGGGCAGTTCTATGAAGCAGAATGTTGCATGGTTGATGGAAACCAAATACAATCAAATGAAAGGCAATTCAGTAAACTCCCTGGAGTAGCAGCTGATCTCTTGTTGGATGGGTTCCCATTAGAGCTCATAGATGGAGATGCCTCCAATATCCCTCTGAAATGGATAACAGCTGTTCTGAAAGAGCTAAACAAGAAGACAGAGGGAAGATGTAGAATGAGAGTAATCACAGTGCTGGGAGTGCAGAGCACAGGGAAATCCACCCTCCTGAACACCATGTTTGGGCTGCAGTTCCCCGTGGCCAGTGGACGTTGCACACGAGGAGCCTTCATGACTTTGATTAAAGTGAAAGAGAACTTCCAAAAAGAGCTGGGTTGTGACTTTATTCTGGTGATTGACACTGAAGGTCTGAAGGCTCCAGAAATGGCTTCTCTAGAGGACAGCTATGAACATGACAATGAACTTGCGACTCTAGTCATTGGGTTGAGCGATATCACCATAGTCAACATGGCCATGGAAAACATCACAGAAATGAAAGACATCTTACAGATAGTAGTCCATGCGTTCCTCAGAATGAAAGAAGTCGGAAGGAAACGCAACTGCTTCCTCGTCCATCAGAATGTCAACGATGTGTCTGCTTATCTGAATAACAGAATAAATAGGAACAAACTTTTGAATGAACTAAATGAAATGACATGCATTGCGGCAAAAATGGAGAAAATAAATTTGTCTTTGGATTTCACTGATATTATTACTTACAATCCTGACAAGCACAGTTGGTACATCCCTGGGCTTTGGCACGGCGTCCCACCAATGGCCCCAATAAACTCAGGGTATAGTGAAAACAtcttcaagctgaaaaaaagtttGGTTGAACTAATGAAAGCGAGCGAGTGCCCGGCTCCTCAGAATATCGACTCGTTCATCGAATGGATACAAAGTTTGTGGAAAGCCGTAAAATTTGAGacttttattttcaatttcaggAATATTCTGGTTGCTGAAGCCTATGAGCAACTGTCTACTAAGTATTCAGAACTAGAATGGAATTTCCGCAAACGGGTTTATTCTTGGGTGACAGAGCAAGAAAATGTGATCAAAAACCAACCACAAAGTAAACTAGAATCCATCATGACAGAAATTCTAAATAATGAAACAAGTAAGCTATTGGACAGACAAGAGGCCCACATGACAGAGCAGCTGAAATATTTCTTCGACACGGGAAGTAATAGAATGTACCTCGCCGAAAGATACAGAGCAGATTTCCTGAGCTACGTCAAATGTCTCCGAAAGAACCTGGAAGTTATTATATCCAACAAGTGCTGGGAAGCTGTTCGAATTCACAGCGGGAAGCAGGAAGTTCAAAAACTTCAGGAGTGTTGCCAGAAATTTCTTGAAGACAAAGTTGACATCCATATGAGAAACCAAAACTTGAAATTACGTCACATGAGCGACTCGGAATTAAAGGAAGAGTTTGAGTCTATGTGGGAACAAATTCTGTCCGAATTACAGGTGGGTCGTCTGAGGAAACATAGGATTGACGTTGAAATTCTAGAGCAACTTACAAAGGAAATGAGAAACAAAGATGGTGCCGTTCAGGAGAAACTTCAGAGCATTAAATCCCTAAAAGATTATGAACAAAACCCCTTTGAGATGAATAAGAGCTATGTTACCATTCCTTGGTACTCACCAAAAGGCTTCATCGAAATAATCAACCATGGCTGCTATAAGAAGCTAAGTCAGATTGCAAAGTCATTAGAAAGTGATTGCCAGATGTACGTGAAAGATATCATTAACACGGGAGAGGATTACAATGAAATATACTGCCAGGAACTGCTGACCATGATAAATTACAAAATGAGCAACGAGGAGGTGAGAAAGCTTTACCCCAATGTGTTGTTTGAGGTTGATCTGAAGTTACACATTTTAGGAAGAGCAGCCACTCAGTTTCAGAAGATGCACGACGACTTTGGCTTGAATAACGACCCCAAACTGCTCATAAACAGGCTAAAGCCGCAATACTTCTCCATATTTCAGGACAAATTACGCCAGAAAGACGAATCCAAAGTCAGAGCTAGAGCTTTCTGTCAACAATGTCTGAAGCCTTCCATCTGTGGCTACGTTTTCAATCATCTCGGCAAAGAAATAATCGACGACGTTCTGAACAATTCTTTAAACATCAGGTTCAACAGCCAGAGCCATTTCCATTACAGTATCCTGAAAGAACTGCTGGAAATAAACCGATTCGACCACTACGCCGAATATATTGCCCACTACGAGTCCTATGTGAAAATGTGGATTCTGAAGTTCATTGAACAGAAGTATAAAAATTCCAAGCGCTTCGATCAGTTGGTCACGCAAATCCTTTTGTCCGTCGTTAATAAAATACAAACGGCTCTCGGGGACAAAAACGTGCAAAGGAGCCAAAGTATTACGGAATTTTTTGAAATATTCCGTGGCATTTTAAGCAAACACTTGGTGATTTCCAAGAACGCGGTGAAAGTCATCATTTTTCAAAACACCGCCGATATCAGGCAGTTTTCGCACAACATTGACGTTTTTCTTGTAGAAACGCAAGAACAAATCAGGGCAGAAATTAAGTCTCTGAGCTTCGAAGTTTTACTTTCTCATCTTCTGATGAAACCTCACATTGAATTGTTCAAGAGAATCATTGGATGCGGGAAGAAGTGTCCATTTTGCAATGTCCCTTGTGAAGCCGGAGGAGATGCCCACCAAGAGCACTTTGCATCTGCTCATTGGCCCAAGGGTTTGGCTGAATACACATTTTCTGATAAGAATGTTCTCTCCAAGACAACATGTTCCACAGCTATCATCTCTAATGGTTCTTTCAGAAATCCAGACACAAAAGGAAAATGGCATCCGTATAGAGATTATCGAACTGTCTACCCCCAGTGGATCATACATCCAGAGAGAAGCACAAAATCTTCACTGTACTGGAAGTTCATTTTTGCCCAgtacaataaggactttgcaaaACTCTACCAAGCAAATCCAGCAGATATCCCAGAGGAATGGCTGACAATAACAGGGGAACAAGCTCTCAGTAGTTTAAAAGAAATATACAATATCAAATAA